The following nucleotide sequence is from Cellvibrio sp. PSBB006.
GTTACCGATAAACGCCACCATACGATCCAGGATAAAACCGACGATACCGACATAAATCAATGCCAGGATGATGTCGCTGATCAGTGATGAGTTCCAGGCATCCCAGATAAAGAAACCAATGCCCACACCGCCGATCAACATCTCCGCCGCCACGATAGCCAGCCAGGACAATCCGACACCGATCCGCAATCCGGAAAAGATATAAGGCGCGGCCGAGGGCAACATCACCTGGCGGAAATATTCAAAACCATTTAAGCGAATCACGCGTGCGACATTGCGATAATCTTCCGGAATATTGCGCACGCCCACGGAAGTGTTGATGATGATGGGCCAGATCGCCGTAATAAAAATAACGAAGATTGCCGAGGGATGACTGTCCTGAAAACCAGCGAGAGATAAAGGCAACCATGCCAACGGCGGTACGGTACGCAACACCTGAAAAACCGGATCAAGTCCGCGCATCGCCCAGGTTGATTGCCCCACCAGCACACCGAGACTGACTCCGGCTATCACCGCCAATAAATAGCCGTAAGCGACCCGTTCCAGACTGGCGAGGATTTGCCAGGCCATTCCAACATCGTTACCGCCATTGTCGTAGAACGGGTGAACAATCAATTCCCAACTCTGCTCAACCATCGCCGATGCTGAAGGTAAGGACGCTTCCGGGCCGGAACAGGTTATCTCCCAGATCGCTACGAGGATTGTCATCACAATAAGCGGCGGCAAAAAGCGTGAAAGAAGAAAATCCTTCCACTTCCCCGCCGTCTTCGACAAGGATTTTTTTAACGCTCCGGTATCGGTTTTATTGACTGCCAGCGGCATAGCCGACGCATTATCAATACTGGCTCT
It contains:
- the ntrB gene encoding nitrate ABC transporter permease; translated protein: MNSRASIDNASAMPLAVNKTDTGALKKSLSKTAGKWKDFLLSRFLPPLIVMTILVAIWEITCSGPEASLPSASAMVEQSWELIVHPFYDNGGNDVGMAWQILASLERVAYGYLLAVIAGVSLGVLVGQSTWAMRGLDPVFQVLRTVPPLAWLPLSLAGFQDSHPSAIFVIFITAIWPIIINTSVGVRNIPEDYRNVARVIRLNGFEYFRQVMLPSAAPYIFSGLRIGVGLSWLAIVAAEMLIGGVGIGFFIWDAWNSSLISDIILALIYVGIVGFILDRMVAFIGNRVTRGTSAS